The Cucumis melo cultivar AY chromosome 9, USDA_Cmelo_AY_1.0, whole genome shotgun sequence genome includes the window CCAAGTTGAAGGATCCATGAAACTGTCTGTTTTGGCTCCTTCTTTAGAATCATTTTCATACTTCAAGtttccaaaattttcattttagatTTGAATTTGCAAAGATTATTCTATGTTAACGTGAGATCCTTTGTTTGTCACTTTCTAATTAACGTACGACTCCTTCTATCCATTATTCGTTACATATCAACATAGTTGTAGATGATTAAACTGGAAAGacagaaaattttaaaatatacattGAATGATAAATTAGAGAGTTTCTCTTCTTTGAAATCAATATCCTTGTGAAAGCTAAAATCAAAATTGAAGTGTTTGTATTCATACAATCATCCATGTTAAGTGCCTATATCCAGCCCATTTGGCAGCAGCATGAATTCCAATAGCTAAAGCTACACCCAAAAGAGGCAAGGGAACATCCCACCGATACACACCCTTTTCATCTTCATCCTCCTTCTTTCCTTGTGAAAGCTTCTTCCAATGGTGAGTAATGGCCAAAGCCAGAAATGAACCCATAGCCAAGATTCTTACCCATGGTTCTCCAATGGCAGCAAACACAACAGCAGCAGGTAACGCAGAAGTTACGTCATTTCTCTTTTTGACAAAGCTGGAGTAACCGTATACACACAACAGAATTGTCCAGAAGAAAGGCTCGGAAATGTAACCTCGCACAGCTAAGTAGCCAGCAAGGCCTGATAATGTTAGAAGATACGGTTGACTGCTGACGGAATCAGGGGCACTGGCTTCTGATATTGCAAGCATGGCTGAGGCTAGTACGATTATTGTGGTCAGTTCAGGAATCGGAGCATATGCAACTATGCTCGAGTAGAATGATCGAATCGTGTAGAAAGCTGTCTCAATGCCTCTTATCATAGAAGTGATAGGATCTCCAATAACATAGAGGATGAGGGCCAAGGCACCTTTCAATATTGATGCCACAAAGCTAAAGAGGCTAACAACAATCTTTCTCCAGTTACCAAGTTCAAACAAGACTGCTCTCCACGCATAGAGAAGAAATGGTAGAGCTGCATCATAAATAAAGGTAAAAGTAGTTATTTTAAAAGCAACTCATCTTCCAATTACGATATCGAAAGATAAAGaactcaaatttttatataataaagatCGAATTATTCTGATTAACAACAGAAGTGGAAGCAAAAAAAGAAGCTGCTAAAGCTGCTCATATTGTGAGGAGATGTGGTTCGGGACAAAAGAAAATACCATATTTGCACGAGGCTCAACGGGAACTATGAACAAGATTAAGCTTAATCCACAAGCTTTCCAATTCTTCTCGTCATATGGGAATTATCATGAACCAGATTCAAATACATGACAGAATCCAAATCCAGCATGTGAAAATGATTGAAGGAAACAAAACTCATAAACTTGCTAAATGGTTTAGGCTAATTACATATGGAATAGGGAAAGTGTCCAAGTTTCAAGCACGCTCACACGTCCATACCAAAATTTCTCCTTTTTATTCCGGTAAGAAACTGAGCTTTTATTGAGAGACAAATGAATAAGGAcatacgaaaaaaaaataacCAACAAAAAATGAGAGCGCAAGAACTAGCAACAAAAAAGATCCAAATCCAACAAAACCAAACTAAGATTGTAATAACAAAAAGGCCCAGAGATTGAGGTATTAAGTCTCTCAACCAGTCTAAAGATCCTTAGAACTTAGAACTCAAGGACATAGTTGTAAAACCTATGAAACAGATAATTTTCAAGTAAGGTCGTAACTTGTTTGAAGATCCAATTATAACGCTCAATCCAAATATCCTATAAGATAGCAAAGAAACTAGCATGCCACAGAACTTTGCAGTTTGCCCTTATCACGAAAAGGCGGTGGCAGATTATGGGGTACCATAACCTAAGCAGTGAAATTCAAAACTATAGAGCTTAGAAACTATTGCAGATACAGGTGTTCTtgttaaaatgaaaaaaaaaaatccaaaaggATTTATCAACAATGTTAGGATCTTACCAAGTACCAACACTCTTAAATGAATTAGGCGGCATAGTAAAAGTATTTGTTCTTCGAAAACTACAACTTTGGCAAACTCTTCTACTCTAAATTTAACTATCGCAAGCTCACCAACAAGTTCTACTCTAAATTTAACTATCGCAAGCTCACCAACAAGTTTTTCAGATTAAACTGACATGAAGGGTTAAAATTCAACAAACCAAAAACAGAACAGATTCTGAATCATCTAAAACAaccaagaaaaaagaaagcataAAGAGTAGAAAAAATTACCCACGAAGAAAGGCCACCTCACAGGAGGATCAGGAGCTTCTTTGGTCAAGTACCTGAACCGTTCAGGCAGAGTACTCTCCTCTCTATCATCACTTTGAGCTTCAGAATCTGCAGCAAAGACGGTAAAAGATTCCAATTTCCTCGAAATCAAAAACCCACTTCGATTATGCGATAACACATTACAATTTCTTGTGGGATTGAGCCAGAGGGTCTGAATTTTGAAGGGGGAGTTAGAAAATGGAACGGTTTGGGTTTGGAGTCGAAAGGTTGAAGGGGAAGATGAAATTGCAGAGAGAATAGGAAGTTTTAGGTTTGAAGAAAGGGCAGCGATGAGTGAAGTGGCCATGGTTGGTAAAATTAATGAGCTAATGAGGGTATTTGGAGGGTTTTGGGAAGCCTTGACTGCGAAACCGCCGGAACCGAAAGAAGAGTGAAGAATGCTGAAGGGTGAAGATGGAGATGAGATAActtttttaaattagtttttctaatttaaaatgtaATAAAAGAACAATGACTTCAAAAATCTACTAAACCTACTCCTTCAAACAATTACAAATGGATGGTTTTGGGTAAATTTTTTACCATTTCATTCAAcatatacttttttttaatataagcaaagagaaaagaaggaaTATAGAGTTGACAATCGAACGAGAATACTCTCATCGTACTCGATCGAAGGTTTATAGTACTCTGATTAATCAAATCGAAAATTTCTCGTCAATGAAATGGAGACTCACACCTCATGGAGATTTATGACAATCCTACCAATATCAATTTGGAGGAAAATAGTTGATGTTCTTTATACAATAATGGTTGAGgtaaattttaaatgaaaatgtaAATTTCTTAAAATATATACCTTTGAAATATGTAGTAATCCTAAAAATAAGTTTATAAGAACTTGGCCCATAAATGAATCCAAAGTGGGATCGTAGGACCGAGCCCAACGCCTAGGAAATGGGCCCAAATCTTGGTGGGCCTTCGTAGAGAAGCCCAATCGAGGTATATTTATTTTAAGCTTCTGTTCCAAATAATTCGAATTTGGCAAAGTTTAGAACTAAAAAgtaatttattttcaattttacatattagaggttaaataaaaaaaaaaaaaaaaactaagaacaATAGTTTAAACCTTTTCTTACAAATTTTCTATTCCTAATAAGTTTGAATCAAATTTTTTTTGTGCCCTTTTGCCtttcttcattctttctttttcccattTAATGTATCAATTAAGACAaaaatactatatatatatatatatatatatatataatttttttatataaaaaaaaaaaaaaaagagagagaaatcatATTTCGACATTAAATTAATGTCTACATTAttcctaaaaagaaaaggaagataaTTCCCCAACAAACCCCTTCCACACATAAATATTCCCTTAGAATCTCTATCTTTGTCACTACCCTTACAAAGGATTTTCTTCCCAACATATACTATTTCCCCTCCTCTTGCCCCTTTccattttaaattaatttaaattacttTTCTCATCTTCAAACACAATTTTAGACATAGATATTACacttttaaattcaaacatcattTGAAAATCTTTTTCTAGATATCAAATATCGACATTATACTTCTTAACGCAACTCTTAACTAAACTAATTTCGACTCTAAACAAAATACATGTTAAACTAAACCAACTTGAACTTTCTAAAATATCCCCACTATGATATGAGTTCAAAGCATACAAATtaggggtttttttttctttttctttttttcttttgtatatacctaaaaatattataaatttgttTTAGGGAAATTCCCTAGTTTTTGGTGGTCAAGATGCTTGAACCACAACCAACaccctttttttcttctataatattattataaatgaaaaaagaTGATAGAGAATCTATTTCTTTGTTTGTGATTGTGAGTGATCCATGGGAGCACCAATTTGAGCCAATCTTAAATACCAAGAAAAAGGAATACAATGCATGGCATGTGACATGTTTGATATAATGTCTATGAGAGTGATTTGTGTTTCttatatagtttttatttttatttacatttcattttttgctatttaacttatttatttttattattattttgcctCTAAAAGGTGCATGGGTTTGATCTCTTTGAAACACCATTCTCCAAGGAAACTACTCAGTAGGAATTGTGATCACTAAAGCCAAATGTGTTgagatgaaaagaaaacaacaacaacaacaacaacacccACATGTCCATTTCTAATTCTTCTTCTCAATTTAAAAgccaaaattaatttaatgaaTCAACATTCTCATTTATGTTAGTTAATATTACTTTAGTAGTgtgtaaaatgataaaaaaaaaaaaagtatagaTAAATACTTAATGATGTTATACAAAAGATTACTATAATTTTTTGTTTGAGATCTAGGAGAAAAAACATGTTCTTTGAGACAAAAATTATTCAACTATTGATAACCAAAATATAAAACCTTAATTAAATgtaaataattttgtaaaatcAAATGTATTTCTTCGTTCATTAAGTTAGTTCTACTACTTTGTTATGACTTGAAGAAAATCATaggttagtttattttattaaattataaacttaactttatatattattattgttctttttttatatatatatattaaaaaacacttatttaaataattttaaatataccTATAAACTTTAAACATTTTGTCTTTACAAATTTTCAAGGAATTAACGAAGttatctattatatatatataaatttaagttTTATCGAAAACTTAGAGATGAATATTACtaaaaattttagtttaaactattttcttaagtctttatattattttattgatttttttgttttctaatttattaattaaggTTAATAGTTAATTAAATCATTGTTCATTCAAAAGAGAAATCTTTAAACTATATTAGAATAAAAGCCATTCACAAAGGcaccaacaaaataaaaacaaaaaccaaagaTAAAAATAGAGAggggaaaaagggaaaaatgaATAGGGTTATAAGTATATACATGCATATATTATCTTTTTGGGATAATCACATCAAACCCAcctaatttaattttctttttctaaaaaaaaaaataattagcaattgaaaaatgaaaattgataGCTGTTTTTGTTAATGTGAAAAGGATTAATTGacccaaaataattaataagtTCAAATTGAGCTTATTGGTATGGGCACAAAATCATATCTCATCATTTAATAGATACTGCACAcacaaataaatcaaatttattataatttatgcattaaatttttaaattctcCTTCGAATCTAAACCCAATCTCACccttaattttatatattatatactgCATTTCTTTGAAACCATATAgtttgaataaaaataattttgagaTCATAAACTTAATAGAGTTTACTCAACATGAAATTACAAAGTTACAATAAGAGAattaaagagagaagaaaacgGACCAGAAGTTGACCAAAAATAGTACGAACGAACCAACCCTAAGCCAACCTCTACAaccaataattattattatttttgtttagaAGTAAAGTTTaatcataatataa containing:
- the LOC103482911 gene encoding uncharacterized protein LOC103482911 encodes the protein MATSLIAALSSNLKLPILSAISSSPSTFRLQTQTVPFSNSPFKIQTLWLNPTRNCNVLSHNRSGFLISRKLESFTVFAADSEAQSDDREESTLPERFRYLTKEAPDPPVRWPFFVALPFLLYAWRAVLFELGNWRKIVVSLFSFVASILKGALALILYVIGDPITSMIRGIETAFYTIRSFYSSIVAYAPIPELTTIIVLASAMLAISEASAPDSVSSQPYLLTLSGLAGYLAVRGYISEPFFWTILLCVYGYSSFVKKRNDVTSALPAAVVFAAIGEPWVRILAMGSFLALAITHHWKKLSQGKKEDEDEKGVYRWDVPLPLLGVALAIGIHAAAKWAGYRHLTWMIV